The Antedon mediterranea chromosome 11, ecAntMedi1.1, whole genome shotgun sequence genome window below encodes:
- the LOC140062486 gene encoding uncharacterized protein isoform X1, protein MLTLLQHMPTDPCKITLEQTITCNSCGNVSTTIDQSNHYVLRLNDTQTMHTALLNSLTKPHSIYFLCTACTFNKALQTKVIHTAPSVLIILLQIDHSPGLKSDVSGLTSNTLSLPTVTGSDVQYLLQSTLAPLGMTTSSRHYTSCIRNNKTGACIESDDDKLVSVPTMSGQPAYIAVYTLDTHKPVQDQAHQPIEPVEQNKEKLLKRRKMKSVVTQHSIVSNSPSSEMDIISNLPKTSDNVAYNKRTNNETLSDLLTMDSTVANTNNITSQSVVRSSEEQDTAPDTNKTCRQGNESDQLTSKGQSRPTKSISKDPENADITVLRKSVSATNIPVDNHQTTNLETQLNTDAKIQEQTFTQSVVTKKFFRQQVMKFIRSHNADVTYKETLKHYIGLTVSSFCRWKALVKKELDVCTLKQNVLQWLQQNKDDASFQNTCQQFPDLKIHKSTLTKWKQQAKALKNTHVVSSKDATKNITSQSVARSSKEQDIM, encoded by the coding sequence ATGTTAACATTATTACAACATATGCCAACTGATCCATGTAAAATCACATTGGAACAAACCATTACCTGCAATTCATGTGGTAATGTATCTACAACAATAGATCAATCAAATCATTATGTTTTGAGACTAAACGATACACAAACCATGCACACAGCACTACTAAATTCCTTAACAAAACCTCATAGTATTTACTTTTTATGTACTGCCTGTACATTCAACAAGGCATTACAAACAAAAGTTATTCACACAGCACCGTCTGTGCTGATAATTCTTTTACAAATAGATCATAGTCCTGGACTAAAAAGTGATGTCTCTGGTCTGACATCAAACACACTGTCTTTACCAACTGTCACTGGTtcagatgtacagtatttgttacAGTCAACTCTTGCACCTCTTGGAATGACGACATCATCTAGACATTATACCTCCTGTATAAGGAATAATAAGACAGGTGCTTGTATAGAATCAGATGATGACAAATTGGTGTCTGTACCAACCATGTCAGGACAACCTGCCTATATAGCTGTGTATACACTTGATACCCATAAACCTGTGCAAGATCAAGCACATCAGCCAATTGAACCAGttgaacaaaataaagaaaaactgctaaaaagaagaaaaatgaaatCAGTTGTAACACAACATTCAATTGTTTCAAATTCACCATCATCTGAAATGGATATAATAAGTAACCTGCCAAAAACATCTGATAATGTAGCTTATAACAAACGAACAAATAATGAAACACTATCTGATTTACTGACAATGGATTCTACTGTtgcaaatacaaataatataacatCACAATCGGTTGTCCGTTCATCAGAAGAACAAGACACAGCACCAGACACTAACAAGACATGTAGACAAGGTAATGAAAGCGATCAATTGACATCAAAAggacaaagtaggcctactaaatcaATATCTAAAGATCCGGAAAATGCTGATATAAcagttttaagaaaatcggtTTCTGCCACTAATATACCAGTGGATAACCACCAGACAACGAACTTAGAAACCCAATTAAATACAGATGCGAAAATACAAGAACAGACGTTTACACAAAGTGTGGTTACTAAGAAGTTCTTTCGCCAACAGGTTATGAAATTCATAAGATCACATAACGCTGATGTCACGTATAAAGAGacattaaaacattatattgGTCTAACGGTAAGTTCCTTTTGTCGCTGGAAGGCACTGGTGAAAAAAGAACTTGATGTTTGCACgcttaaacaaaatgtattacaatggCTACAACAAAACAAAGATGATGCTTCCTTTCAAAATACCTGTCAACAGTTTCCTGATTTGAAAATCCATAAATCTACACTTACAAAATGGAAGCAGCAAGCTAAAGCACTGAAAAATACACACGTCGTTAGCTCGAAAGATgctacaaaaaatataacatcaCAGTCGGTTGCCCGTTCATCAAAAGAACAAGACATTATGTAG